In Arthrobacter sp. CDRTa11, one DNA window encodes the following:
- a CDS encoding VOC family protein → METPLSHLAHLEITTPDVEASARFYEEKFGMRIIDRVGGNVYLRCWGDYYRYSLVITEGPEASLGRMAWRTNSQAALEAAAERIEATGVQGSWTAGGHGYGKAYEFTGPYGHRMRLFFDVEKFVAEPGFESTYPDRPERRSSHAAAPRFLDHVTVASSDVRGFAKWYNEALGFRVMAFVDLDEAPITVFSVLTTNEKSHDLGVVLDTSSRAGRVNHIAFWVDATEDLLRTADVMMENGTPMEYGPSIHGVGEQNFLYFRDPSGLRVELNSGGYRNYVPDWEASTWKPSLGSNNFYKNGAMPHSMTESFPPAEGFTATEEGASPEMKEALLNPYAKQGRG, encoded by the coding sequence GTGGAAACTCCCCTCTCCCATCTTGCCCACCTTGAGATCACCACCCCCGACGTCGAAGCCTCCGCCAGGTTCTATGAGGAAAAGTTCGGCATGCGCATCATCGACCGGGTGGGCGGCAACGTCTACCTGCGCTGCTGGGGCGACTACTACCGCTACAGCCTGGTTATCACCGAAGGACCTGAAGCGTCGCTGGGCCGGATGGCGTGGCGCACAAACTCGCAGGCCGCCCTCGAGGCCGCGGCCGAGCGCATCGAGGCAACCGGCGTCCAGGGCAGCTGGACCGCCGGCGGCCACGGCTACGGCAAGGCCTACGAATTCACCGGCCCCTACGGCCACCGCATGCGCCTGTTCTTCGACGTCGAGAAGTTCGTCGCGGAACCCGGTTTCGAATCCACTTACCCGGACCGGCCGGAGCGCCGCAGCAGCCACGCCGCTGCACCCCGCTTCCTGGACCACGTCACAGTGGCGTCCTCCGATGTCCGCGGCTTCGCCAAGTGGTACAACGAGGCCCTGGGCTTCCGCGTCATGGCATTCGTTGACCTGGACGAGGCACCCATCACCGTGTTCTCCGTGCTGACCACCAACGAGAAGTCCCACGACCTTGGCGTCGTGCTGGACACCTCCAGCCGCGCCGGCCGCGTCAACCACATCGCGTTCTGGGTGGACGCCACCGAGGACCTGCTCCGAACCGCGGACGTCATGATGGAAAACGGCACCCCAATGGAATACGGCCCCTCCATCCACGGCGTGGGCGAGCAGAACTTCCTCTACTTCCGCGACCCCTCCGGCCTGCGCGTGGAGCTCAACTCCGGCGGCTACCGCAACTACGTCCCGGACTGGGAAGCCAGCACCTGGAAGCCGTCCCTGGGCTCCAACAACTTCTACAAGAACGGCGCCATGCCGCACTCCATGACCGAATCCTTCCCGCCGGCCGAAGGCTTCACTGCCACCGAGGAAGGCGCCTCCCCCGAGATGAAGGAAGCCCTCCTGAACCCCTACGCCAAGCAGGGACGGGGCTAG
- a CDS encoding aminopeptidase P family protein, translating into MTTTASDNATSVAELERTKVLNNGEKVRLTFSDTEFERRLAGLRQIMAEKELDAVVLTSYHSIKYYSDFLFTYFGRSYAMVVTKDDTVTVTANIDAGMPWRRSYGDNLVYTDWRRDNYIFAIQEVLRTRGINPRRLGVEDDSLPLDNRNKIQAAFASATLVDVAQAAMRQRMFKSAEEIEVIKHGARIGDLGGEAIRNAIRAGITEYEVALIGTEAMVHEIARTFPDSEIRDTWVWFQSGINTDGAHNWATTRKIQEHDILSLNCFPMTSGYYTALERTLFFGEPDARSLELWNINVEVHKRGLELIKPGAVCKDVAAELNEIYVGHGLLANRTFGYGHSFGVLSHYYGREAGLELREDIDTVLEPGMVVSMEPMITVLDGQPGAGGYREHDILVVGEDGAENITKFPFGPEHNIVGA; encoded by the coding sequence ATGACCACCACAGCATCAGATAACGCCACGTCCGTCGCCGAACTGGAGCGCACAAAAGTCCTCAATAACGGCGAGAAGGTCCGGCTGACCTTCTCGGATACGGAGTTTGAACGCCGGCTGGCCGGTCTCCGCCAGATCATGGCGGAGAAGGAACTGGACGCCGTCGTCCTCACCAGCTACCACTCCATCAAGTACTACTCAGACTTCCTGTTCACGTACTTCGGCCGCTCCTACGCCATGGTTGTCACCAAGGACGACACCGTCACGGTCACGGCCAACATCGACGCCGGGATGCCCTGGCGCCGCAGCTACGGCGACAACCTCGTGTACACCGACTGGCGCCGGGACAACTACATCTTCGCCATCCAGGAGGTCCTGCGGACCCGCGGCATCAACCCGCGCCGCCTCGGCGTCGAGGACGATTCCCTGCCACTGGACAACCGGAACAAGATCCAGGCGGCCTTTGCGTCGGCAACCCTGGTGGACGTGGCCCAGGCGGCCATGCGCCAGCGCATGTTCAAGTCAGCCGAGGAAATCGAGGTCATCAAGCACGGTGCACGGATCGGCGACCTGGGCGGCGAGGCCATCCGCAATGCCATCCGGGCGGGAATCACGGAGTACGAGGTAGCGCTGATCGGCACCGAAGCCATGGTCCACGAGATCGCGCGGACGTTCCCGGATTCGGAAATCCGCGATACTTGGGTCTGGTTCCAGTCCGGCATCAACACCGACGGCGCCCACAACTGGGCCACCACCCGGAAGATCCAGGAACACGACATCCTGTCCCTGAACTGCTTCCCCATGACCTCCGGGTACTACACCGCACTGGAGCGCACGCTGTTCTTCGGCGAACCCGACGCCCGCTCGCTGGAGCTGTGGAACATCAACGTGGAGGTCCACAAGCGCGGCCTTGAGCTGATCAAGCCCGGTGCTGTCTGCAAGGACGTTGCCGCGGAACTGAACGAGATCTACGTGGGCCATGGCCTGCTGGCCAACCGCACGTTCGGTTACGGCCACTCCTTCGGCGTCCTGAGCCACTACTACGGCCGCGAGGCCGGGCTGGAACTGCGCGAGGACATCGACACGGTGCTGGAACCGGGAATGGTGGTGTCCATGGAGCCCATGATCACCGTCCTTGACGGCCAGCCCGGCGCCGGCGGCTACCGCGAGCACGACATTCTGGTGGTGGGCGAGGACGGCGCGGAGAACATCACGAAGTTCCCGTTCGGACCCGAACACAACATCGTGGGCGCTTAG
- a CDS encoding MBL fold metallo-hydrolase, which yields MAATIENLVTSGTFSLDGGTWDVDNNVWIVGNDEECVIIDSPHDAAAIISQVRGRKVLAILLTHAHNDHIGAAREVAEAVDAPIYLNPEDLVLWEQVYPDAGPDRELADGDVFRVAGATLLAIHTPGHSPGSTCFYLESEGTVFTGDTLFNGGPGATGRSYSDYPTILASIRNRLLTLPSETVVRTGHGDSTTIGAERETLAKVSQ from the coding sequence ATGGCCGCCACCATCGAGAACCTGGTCACCTCGGGCACGTTTTCGCTCGACGGCGGCACCTGGGACGTGGACAACAACGTCTGGATCGTGGGCAATGACGAGGAATGCGTCATTATCGACTCGCCGCACGACGCGGCGGCGATCATCAGCCAGGTCCGCGGCCGGAAGGTGCTGGCCATCCTGCTCACCCACGCGCACAACGACCACATCGGGGCCGCCCGCGAAGTTGCCGAGGCAGTGGATGCTCCGATCTACCTGAACCCGGAGGACCTGGTCCTTTGGGAGCAGGTTTACCCGGATGCGGGACCGGACCGGGAGCTCGCCGACGGCGATGTGTTCCGGGTAGCAGGTGCCACGCTGCTCGCCATCCACACCCCCGGCCACTCGCCCGGCTCCACCTGTTTCTACCTGGAAAGCGAAGGGACTGTCTTCACCGGAGACACCCTGTTCAACGGCGGCCCCGGCGCCACCGGCAGGTCCTACAGTGATTACCCCACCATCCTGGCATCCATCCGGAACCGCCTGCTGACCCTCCCGTCCGAAACGGTGGTGCGTACCGGCCACGGCGACAGCACCACCATCGGAGCGGAGCGGGAGACGCTGGCGAAGGTTTCGCAGTAG
- a CDS encoding MFS transporter — protein sequence MSNETSSPSPLAGRVGQESNSGYDGSLSGSSTLSGRRLDQTSNGVSKDTRRRVVAASFIGNFVEWFDYAVYGYLAVTIATVFFPDSDPQTGLLLTFALFAISFLVRPLGGFVWGHIGDKVGRRTALSLSILIMSGATFCIALIPGYATIGIWAPILLLLIRVVQGFSASGEYAGASAFLVEYAPANRRGLYAAVVPASTAAGLLLGSLMAGLLTVLLSSDAMQSWGWRLPFLLAAPMGLIGRYIRTKLEDTPVFRELAAEGEAVKAPVSSLFRNHWRQLLQAVGAVLLNAVGFYVILSYMPTYLSSELGLGATESFLATTIALVTYIGFIFLTGMLSDRYGRKKVLISASVTFILLTVPAFALLGTGNFLVIVLVQILLGAMLTLNDGTLPSFLAEMFPTRVRYSGFAVSFNLSNALFGGTAPFMATLLIAATASDLAPAWYLVAAAAISLIAVALSRETCKEPLRHE from the coding sequence ATGAGTAACGAAACCTCCTCCCCGTCTCCTCTTGCGGGACGCGTAGGCCAAGAGTCGAATAGCGGGTATGACGGCTCTCTGTCCGGAAGCAGCACGTTGAGCGGCCGGAGACTTGACCAGACCAGCAACGGCGTCAGCAAAGACACCCGCCGCAGGGTGGTGGCGGCCAGCTTCATCGGCAACTTTGTTGAATGGTTCGATTACGCCGTTTACGGCTATCTGGCCGTCACCATCGCCACAGTCTTTTTCCCGGACTCAGACCCTCAAACCGGCCTGCTGCTGACGTTCGCCCTATTTGCCATTTCATTCCTGGTTCGCCCGCTTGGCGGCTTCGTCTGGGGGCATATCGGTGACAAGGTAGGCCGGCGGACGGCCCTCTCCCTTTCCATCCTGATCATGTCGGGGGCAACTTTCTGTATTGCCCTGATCCCCGGCTACGCCACGATCGGCATCTGGGCCCCCATCCTGCTCCTGCTGATCAGGGTGGTGCAGGGCTTCTCCGCCTCCGGTGAGTATGCCGGGGCGTCAGCCTTCCTGGTGGAGTACGCTCCCGCCAACAGGCGCGGCCTGTACGCAGCCGTGGTTCCGGCCAGCACCGCCGCCGGCCTGCTCCTCGGATCCCTGATGGCGGGCCTGCTGACAGTCCTGCTGAGCTCCGACGCCATGCAAAGCTGGGGATGGCGCCTGCCGTTCCTGCTGGCAGCACCCATGGGCCTGATCGGCAGGTACATCCGGACCAAGCTCGAAGACACCCCGGTGTTCCGCGAACTGGCGGCCGAAGGGGAGGCCGTGAAGGCACCGGTGTCCAGCCTGTTCCGGAACCACTGGCGGCAACTGCTGCAGGCCGTCGGAGCCGTGCTGCTCAACGCCGTCGGGTTCTACGTGATCCTCAGCTACATGCCCACCTATCTGTCCTCGGAACTGGGCCTCGGCGCCACGGAATCGTTCCTCGCCACAACCATCGCGCTGGTTACCTACATCGGCTTTATCTTCCTGACCGGCATGCTCTCGGACCGTTACGGCCGCAAAAAGGTGCTGATCAGCGCCTCCGTGACCTTCATCCTGCTGACCGTGCCCGCCTTCGCCCTGCTGGGAACCGGAAACTTCCTGGTCATCGTCCTGGTGCAGATCCTGCTGGGTGCCATGCTCACGCTCAACGACGGGACCCTTCCCAGCTTCCTGGCCGAGATGTTCCCCACCCGGGTCCGCTACAGCGGCTTCGCGGTCAGCTTCAACCTCTCCAACGCGCTCTTCGGCGGCACCGCTCCGTTTATGGCCACGCTGCTGATAGCGGCCACCGCCAGCGACCTGGCTCCGGCGTGGTACCTCGTGGCCGCGGCCGCGATCTCCCTGATCGCCGTCGCCCTCTCCCGCGAAACCTGCAAAGAACCGCTGCGCCACGAATAA
- a CDS encoding S-(hydroxymethyl)mycothiol dehydrogenase → MVHKVKAVIAKEKNAPVSVETILVPDPGPGEALVDILTCGVCHTDLHYKQGGITDDFPILLGHEATGLVSAVGAGVTEVAPGDRVILNWRAVCGHCRACSKGQPQYCFNTHNATQKMTLEDGTELSPALGIGAFAEKTLVAAGQCTKVDDDVDPAAVGLLGCGVMAGIGAAINTGEVKRGESVAVIGCGGVGIAAIAGAKLAGATTIIAVDIDANKVELAKSLGATHGIDSSTTDPVEAIRALTGGNGADLVIDAVGRPETYKQAFYARDLAGRVVLVGVPTPGMLLELPLLDVFGRGGSLKSSWYGDCLPSRDFPMLVQHYKQGNLDLDAFVTERITIDQVEEAFAKMHEGKVLRSVVELPAAVRL, encoded by the coding sequence ATGGTTCACAAAGTCAAGGCAGTCATCGCCAAGGAAAAGAACGCTCCGGTTTCGGTGGAGACCATTCTGGTGCCGGACCCGGGTCCCGGCGAGGCCTTGGTGGACATCCTCACCTGCGGCGTCTGCCACACCGACCTGCACTACAAGCAGGGCGGAATCACTGACGATTTCCCCATCCTGCTGGGCCATGAAGCCACCGGCCTGGTCAGCGCAGTAGGCGCCGGCGTCACCGAAGTGGCGCCAGGGGACCGGGTGATTTTGAACTGGCGTGCCGTGTGCGGCCACTGCCGGGCGTGTTCCAAAGGACAGCCGCAGTACTGCTTCAACACCCACAACGCCACACAGAAGATGACTCTTGAGGACGGCACGGAACTTTCACCGGCCCTCGGCATCGGTGCCTTCGCCGAGAAAACTCTGGTGGCCGCCGGACAGTGCACCAAAGTGGACGACGACGTCGATCCCGCCGCCGTCGGGCTGCTCGGCTGCGGCGTGATGGCCGGCATTGGCGCCGCGATCAACACCGGTGAGGTCAAGCGCGGCGAATCCGTTGCCGTGATCGGCTGTGGCGGTGTGGGCATCGCCGCGATCGCCGGGGCCAAACTGGCGGGTGCCACCACCATCATTGCCGTGGATATCGACGCCAACAAAGTGGAGTTGGCCAAGTCTCTGGGCGCCACCCACGGGATTGATTCCTCCACGACTGACCCCGTCGAGGCCATCCGGGCCCTGACCGGAGGCAACGGCGCCGATCTGGTGATTGACGCCGTCGGCCGTCCTGAAACGTACAAGCAGGCGTTTTACGCCCGCGACCTTGCCGGCCGCGTGGTGCTGGTGGGCGTCCCGACGCCGGGCATGTTGCTTGAGCTGCCGCTGCTGGATGTTTTTGGCCGGGGCGGCTCGCTGAAGTCCTCGTGGTACGGGGACTGCCTGCCCTCCCGCGACTTCCCGATGCTGGTCCAGCATTACAAGCAGGGCAACCTGGACCTGGACGCCTTTGTGACCGAGCGGATCACCATCGACCAGGTGGAGGAGGCGTTCGCCAAAATGCACGAGGGCAAGGTCCTCCGGTCCGTGGTTGAACTTCCTGCAGCGGTGAGGCTCTAA
- a CDS encoding amino acid transporter → MTTLTRPPADPSAPRPTAAAGLRTWLLSGLQDSKGSHQGPGGVGPAQEKKHPWWQVMCLTGVDYFSTLGYQPAIAALAAGVISPLATLVLVAVTLLGALPVYRRVAGESPRGEGSIAMLERLLPRWGGKLFVLILLGFAATDFMITMTLSAADASEHLIENPLVPGWLHGQNVLVTLVLLALLAAVFLRGFREAIGVAVVLVIVYLGLNAVVVAVTIVAVINHPVAVGDWWTTLWTSHGNPLMAVAVALIVFPKLALGLSGFETGVAVMPQVRGDAGDTDDNPAGSIRGTRRMLTTAAVIMSSFLITTSFITVVLIPAHEFQDGGQANGRALAYLAHEYLGVGFGTLYDVSTIAILWFAGASAMAGLLNLVPRYLPRYGMAPEWAKAVRPLVLVFTLVGFLITWLFKADVDAQGGAYATGVLVLMTSAAVAVTLSARRRKQGKRTIAFGAIALVFSYTTVANVVERPDGIRIAGLFILGIIVISLLSRVRRSFELHATHVHLDRQALEFLAPNLEGPISIIAHEPLRITAEAYRDKLASAIEVSHLPLDQEALFLEVIVDDSSDFETTLEVRGVTRHGYRILEVHGPVVPNTIASVLCHIRDVTGLMPHIYFRWTEGNPFTNLLRFLFLGEGEIAPVTREVLREAEPDVTKRPWVHVG, encoded by the coding sequence ATGACAACCTTGACCAGGCCTCCGGCCGACCCTTCGGCCCCGCGGCCAACGGCAGCGGCAGGGCTAAGGACATGGCTGCTGTCCGGCCTCCAGGACAGTAAAGGTTCGCATCAGGGCCCCGGCGGCGTGGGCCCGGCGCAGGAAAAGAAGCATCCGTGGTGGCAAGTGATGTGCCTGACGGGTGTGGACTACTTTTCCACCCTTGGCTATCAGCCGGCCATCGCGGCTTTGGCTGCCGGTGTCATTTCCCCGCTGGCGACGCTGGTGCTGGTTGCTGTCACGCTCTTGGGCGCCCTGCCTGTATACCGCAGGGTGGCGGGGGAGAGCCCGCGGGGGGAAGGCTCCATCGCGATGCTTGAGCGGCTGCTGCCGCGCTGGGGCGGCAAGCTCTTCGTGCTGATCCTGCTGGGGTTCGCGGCGACGGACTTCATGATCACCATGACACTCTCGGCGGCGGACGCCAGTGAACACCTGATTGAGAACCCACTTGTCCCGGGTTGGCTGCATGGGCAGAACGTCCTGGTCACCCTCGTGCTGCTGGCACTGCTGGCCGCCGTGTTCCTGCGCGGATTCAGGGAAGCCATCGGCGTGGCCGTGGTTTTGGTCATCGTCTACCTTGGCCTTAATGCTGTTGTGGTGGCCGTGACCATAGTCGCCGTTATCAACCACCCGGTCGCTGTTGGCGACTGGTGGACAACCTTGTGGACGTCCCACGGGAATCCGCTGATGGCGGTGGCTGTCGCGCTGATCGTCTTCCCGAAGCTGGCACTGGGACTGTCCGGCTTCGAAACCGGCGTGGCCGTCATGCCCCAGGTTCGGGGAGACGCGGGGGATACGGATGACAATCCTGCGGGGAGCATCCGGGGGACCCGCCGCATGCTGACCACAGCCGCAGTCATCATGAGCTCGTTCCTGATCACCACCAGCTTCATCACCGTAGTGCTGATCCCGGCGCACGAATTCCAGGACGGCGGCCAGGCCAACGGCCGTGCCCTGGCTTACCTCGCCCATGAATACCTGGGCGTCGGCTTCGGCACGCTCTACGACGTCAGCACCATCGCGATCCTTTGGTTCGCCGGCGCCTCCGCCATGGCAGGACTGCTGAACCTGGTCCCGAGATACCTTCCCCGTTACGGCATGGCCCCTGAATGGGCCAAGGCCGTCCGGCCCCTCGTGCTGGTGTTCACCCTTGTCGGGTTCCTGATCACCTGGCTCTTCAAGGCCGACGTCGATGCCCAGGGCGGAGCTTATGCCACCGGCGTGCTGGTCCTGATGACGTCGGCGGCTGTCGCTGTGACGCTCTCGGCCCGCCGCAGGAAGCAGGGCAAACGCACCATCGCTTTCGGTGCCATCGCTTTGGTTTTTTCGTACACCACGGTGGCAAACGTCGTCGAACGTCCCGATGGCATCAGGATCGCCGGGCTCTTCATCCTGGGCATCATCGTGATCTCCCTGCTCTCCCGCGTCCGGCGTTCCTTCGAACTGCACGCGACCCACGTGCACCTGGACCGGCAGGCATTGGAGTTCCTGGCACCCAACCTTGAAGGGCCGATCTCGATCATCGCGCACGAACCGCTTCGGATTACTGCCGAGGCTTACCGGGATAAACTCGCTTCCGCCATTGAGGTCAGCCATCTGCCCCTGGACCAGGAGGCATTGTTCCTGGAAGTTATCGTCGATGATTCCTCGGACTTCGAAACCACACTGGAGGTTCGTGGCGTGACGCGGCACGGATACCGCATCCTGGAGGTCCATGGCCCGGTGGTGCCGAACACCATTGCGTCTGTGCTCTGTCACATCCGGGACGTCACCGGATTGATGCCGCACATCTATTTCCGCTGGACAGAGGGAAACCCGTTCACGAACCTCCTCCGCTTCCTGTTCCTGGGCGAGGGTGAGATCGCACCTGTCACTCGCGAAGTGCTGCGCGAAGCAGAGCCGGACGTCACTAAGCGCCCGTGGGTCCACGTGGGCTGA
- a CDS encoding FdhF/YdeP family oxidoreductase: MKFGKQPAPVADINEDELSVHKPKTEAAGVKAVFVALERAVAQAGVPRTAQSLLRLNQRGGFDCPGCAWPESDKKRKAAEFCENGAKAVAEEATLRTVGAEFWARHSIADLAGKTEYWLGNQGRLSEPVVIREGETHYSPISWADAFELIGEHVRASTPERCVFYTSGRTANETAFMYQLYARALGTNNLPDCSNMCHESSGSALNPTIGIGKGTVSLDDIHDSELIFVVGQNPGTNHPRMLSALKECKDKGGKVVAVNPLPEAGLFNFKDPQTVSGVVGGGTPLADEYLQIKVGGDLALFQALGHLLFLEEERNPGSVVDRSFIDAQTDGFDAYREARKELDWAETEKATGLAREQIETVAGMLVRSKATIFCWALGVTQQPHSVDTIKEMVNVLLLQGNFGKPGAGACPVRGHSNVQGDRTMGIWEKPKEWLLDALDGEFGIQSPRHHGYDAVEAMEAFERDEVDVFVSMGGNFSLACSDTETLEAGMQRIGLTVHISTKPNRSHIVHGRTSLILPTLGRTDKDDKHPKGAQFLSVEDSMSVVHSTQGRLQPVSEHLLAEPVIVARMAEATFGPGHSVDWKAMAEDYDVIREHIARVLPGFEDFNARVRTKNGFVLPNPPRDTRSFATDIGRGRFTVSPLEYLSPPEGHLVLQTMRSHDQYNTTFYGLDDRYRGISNGRRVILVHPEDLAELGFQDRDLVDVVSTFRGQDRKADSFRLVAYPTAKGCAAAYFPEANALVHKENVARESNTPGFKAMFVRFVPHA; the protein is encoded by the coding sequence ATGAAGTTCGGGAAACAGCCCGCCCCCGTCGCGGACATCAACGAGGACGAGCTCTCCGTCCACAAGCCCAAGACCGAGGCCGCCGGCGTTAAAGCCGTGTTTGTGGCCCTGGAGCGTGCCGTTGCCCAGGCCGGGGTGCCCCGGACGGCACAGTCGCTGTTGCGGCTCAACCAGCGCGGCGGGTTCGACTGCCCGGGCTGCGCCTGGCCGGAGTCGGACAAGAAGCGCAAGGCCGCTGAGTTCTGCGAGAACGGTGCGAAGGCTGTGGCCGAGGAAGCCACCCTGCGGACCGTGGGGGCTGAATTCTGGGCCCGGCATTCCATTGCCGATCTGGCCGGGAAGACGGAGTACTGGCTGGGCAACCAGGGCCGGCTGAGTGAACCGGTGGTGATCCGCGAGGGGGAAACCCACTATTCGCCGATTTCCTGGGCTGACGCGTTTGAACTGATCGGCGAACATGTCCGGGCCAGCACGCCGGAGCGCTGCGTGTTCTACACTTCGGGCCGGACAGCCAACGAAACAGCATTTATGTACCAGCTGTATGCCCGGGCACTGGGAACCAACAACCTGCCGGACTGCTCCAACATGTGCCACGAGTCCTCCGGCTCGGCCCTGAACCCGACCATCGGGATCGGCAAGGGCACGGTGTCGCTGGATGACATCCATGATTCCGAGCTGATTTTTGTGGTGGGGCAGAATCCCGGCACCAACCACCCCCGGATGCTCTCGGCGCTGAAGGAATGCAAGGACAAGGGCGGCAAGGTGGTGGCGGTGAATCCGTTGCCTGAGGCCGGCCTGTTCAACTTCAAGGATCCGCAGACCGTTTCCGGTGTGGTGGGCGGCGGCACGCCGCTGGCCGATGAGTACCTGCAGATCAAGGTGGGCGGGGACCTGGCGCTGTTCCAGGCTCTGGGCCACCTGCTGTTCCTGGAGGAGGAACGGAACCCGGGTTCCGTCGTCGACCGTTCCTTCATTGACGCGCAGACGGACGGTTTTGACGCGTACCGTGAGGCCCGCAAGGAACTGGACTGGGCCGAGACGGAGAAGGCCACCGGCCTGGCCCGGGAGCAGATCGAAACTGTGGCCGGGATGCTGGTCCGGTCCAAGGCCACCATCTTCTGCTGGGCACTGGGCGTGACGCAGCAGCCGCACTCGGTGGACACCATCAAGGAAATGGTCAACGTCCTGCTGCTCCAGGGCAATTTCGGCAAGCCGGGCGCGGGTGCCTGCCCGGTCCGTGGACACTCCAACGTCCAGGGCGACCGGACCATGGGGATCTGGGAGAAGCCGAAGGAGTGGCTCCTGGATGCGCTGGACGGCGAATTCGGGATCCAGTCTCCGCGGCACCACGGCTATGACGCCGTGGAGGCCATGGAAGCCTTCGAACGCGACGAGGTGGACGTTTTTGTGTCCATGGGCGGAAACTTCTCCCTGGCGTGCTCGGACACCGAAACCCTGGAAGCGGGGATGCAGCGGATCGGCCTGACCGTCCACATTTCCACCAAACCGAACCGGTCCCACATTGTGCACGGCCGCACGTCGCTGATCCTGCCCACGCTGGGAAGGACGGACAAGGACGACAAGCACCCCAAGGGCGCCCAGTTCCTGTCCGTGGAGGACTCCATGTCAGTGGTCCACTCCACCCAGGGCAGGCTTCAGCCGGTGTCCGAGCACCTGCTCGCCGAGCCGGTCATCGTGGCCAGGATGGCAGAGGCCACCTTCGGCCCGGGCCACTCCGTGGACTGGAAGGCCATGGCCGAGGACTACGACGTGATCCGGGAGCACATTGCCCGCGTCCTGCCAGGGTTCGAGGACTTCAACGCCAGGGTCCGGACGAAGAACGGTTTTGTGCTGCCCAACCCGCCGCGGGACACCCGCTCCTTCGCCACGGACATCGGCCGTGGGCGCTTCACGGTCAGCCCCCTTGAGTACCTGAGCCCGCCCGAGGGCCACCTGGTCCTGCAGACCATGCGCAGCCACGACCAGTACAACACCACGTTCTACGGGCTGGATGACAGGTACCGCGGCATCTCCAACGGCCGCCGGGTGATCCTGGTCCACCCGGAAGACCTTGCTGAGCTCGGCTTCCAGGACCGCGACCTGGTGGACGTGGTCAGCACGTTCCGTGGCCAGGACCGGAAGGCCGACAGTTTCCGGCTGGTGGCCTACCCCACGGCCAAGGGCTGCGCAGCCGCGTACTTCCCCGAAGCCAACGCCCTGGTCCACAAGGAAAACGTCGCCCGGGAATCCAACACCCCAGGCTTCAAAGCCATGTTCGTCCGCTTCGTGCCGCACGCCTGA
- a CDS encoding IclR family transcriptional regulator: MTAAESSETPGNGDTKGASVIVNAIAVLRTFTADEPLLGVTEIANRVGLHKSTVSRILATFEQEHLVERDAETRRFRLGLGLIAVAGPLLAELEERRVAYPVLRELTEQTGETSALMVWNGLESMCVEQIASHQQIKHTTPLGARYRDAMSSSVQVFLAAEPAERVRSLLRGGAITYPGLDDSSLEAYLIRLKEDLIRGWAINYGESSIDEVGVAAPVYDHRGDVVAAVLIPAPKFRVSPDRLQSLGEACAAAAQKVTARLGGRAATPN; the protein is encoded by the coding sequence ATGACTGCAGCAGAATCCAGTGAGACCCCAGGCAACGGCGATACCAAAGGCGCCTCCGTCATCGTGAACGCCATCGCCGTTCTCCGCACGTTCACAGCTGACGAGCCCCTGCTCGGCGTCACCGAGATTGCGAACCGCGTCGGGCTGCACAAAAGCACGGTGTCGCGGATCCTCGCCACGTTCGAACAGGAACATTTGGTGGAACGGGACGCGGAGACGCGCCGGTTCCGGCTGGGGCTTGGACTGATCGCGGTGGCCGGCCCGCTCCTGGCTGAGCTCGAAGAGCGGCGGGTGGCCTATCCGGTCCTGCGCGAGCTCACGGAGCAGACCGGCGAAACCAGCGCGCTGATGGTGTGGAACGGTTTGGAGTCCATGTGCGTGGAACAGATTGCCAGCCACCAGCAGATCAAACACACCACCCCGCTGGGAGCCAGGTACCGGGACGCCATGAGCTCTTCGGTGCAGGTTTTCCTGGCCGCGGAACCAGCTGAGCGCGTCCGGTCGCTGCTGCGCGGCGGAGCCATCACGTATCCCGGCCTGGACGACAGCAGCCTGGAGGCCTACCTCATCCGGCTCAAGGAAGACCTGATCCGGGGCTGGGCCATCAACTACGGGGAATCCTCCATCGACGAAGTGGGCGTCGCGGCCCCCGTCTATGACCACCGCGGCGACGTGGTGGCCGCCGTCCTGATCCCGGCGCCCAAGTTCCGCGTCTCCCCGGACAGGCTGCAGAGCCTGGGGGAAGCCTGCGCCGCTGCCGCGCAAAAAGTCACCGCCCGTCTGGGTGGGCGGGCTGCAACGCCCAACTAA